The Archocentrus centrarchus isolate MPI-CPG fArcCen1 chromosome 13, fArcCen1, whole genome shotgun sequence genomic interval tgctgtaacaaaGACATTTTCTAACTTTGGCTTTGTATCCTGTTCACTGACCAACAGCCAACGTGTGTTCCTGCAGACGAGTGCAGgggcaagaaaaacaaacatgtaacTTGCCTGGAATGAATCCACAGTTTTGCACCCACTCTTCTCCCCTCTGCCCGTTAGCTGATCCTGTGGATAACTGTTTGGAGCGTTTGTGGTAACGTTCCCAGCTGGAGGAGGCTCAGCTCTCAGGATCGAATATCAAGGTTACTCTCACGGAGATGCCTGAATAGAACACGCTCCATTACTTTGTGTTCCTGGTTTACTGACTCATGCAAGAGTCAATATGCTGTTAAAAGATGAACCAACTCTTGATTTAAAGTTCTTGATGAAGACacttttttgaaaataaaacagggtaatatcttaaaaagtcatttttatttttaacaaagcCATCGAGAAATACGCTTCACCTGTATGTAATACAGTATGATTACCTCAGTTAATGAACCCTTTGTTTATTCTCAGTACACACtctgacccccccacccccgctgCCTCCAGTCTTTCAGCAGCTGTCCTTTACCACCCTGCAATAGAAACTCATTTTAAACTCATTTTAATGCATGTTGTCAGTTGTCTTGCTGGTACAGGTGATTATTGAAACTCTTTCTACGGTATTTACAACACACAATCGATCGCTCATGCTGTTCAACGTAACAAATTTTACCATTTTCTACAGAAGGGTTCTGGACAATGAAAGTGTCAGTGTggactgtgaaaaaaaaaatacttctgtAAACATTAAGAAGTTAGTACtgtataaaaaatatgtaacaataacaataaatcagtcatattaaatttaaaaacagaggATTATGTTATGCACACAAATGTGTCTGGTATTCATTCTCAGTCTCTTGAAAACAAAAAGCCCATCACAGAGATATTTAACATTACAGGCAAAATCAAATGCATTCATTGAGCAGTTCTCTTTCTTCCATGAGCGCTTTGTCTAAATGCCATTTCACCTTGATGGAGTGAGCCACTTCAGGATTCAGTGTAGTTTTTCCTTCCTTGTTCAAACATAGTCCTTCCTTTCTAAACCCGGGGCGCCTGCAGACCGTGGGGCCGAATAAGCCATTCGTGAAGGGTTGTATCGCGTCTCGCGTGGCGGGCAGGAGAAACAGAGCAGTCCACCACCCAGAATCAGGAGTGCAGCCGCTGCCCAGCCAATATACAATGCAGCCCCCAGCTCCCTCCGCTGAGCATCGGTAAGTAACGGATTGTAGAAATCCCTGATTATGGTGTTAGCAGACCAGGAGACAGGAATGAGCTCCATGACACCAGATATAATGAAGAGGACTCCAGAGACAATCATCACTTTGGCCTTGGCTGACTCATTTTCAATGCAGTTGGTGCACTTGGCCCCCACAATGGCAATGAGCACAGCCAGGACCGCTAACAGGATGGAGATGACCGTGAGAGCTCGGGCAGCTTGGAGATCTTGGGAGAGGGCGAGCATGGAGTCATAGACCTTACACTGCATCTGTCCCGTGCTCTGGACCACACAAGACATCCACAGGCCCTCCCAGATGATCTGAGCTGTGACAATGTTACTGCCAATGAAGGCCGTCACCCTCCACATGGGGAGGGCGCAGGCCAGAATGGCAATAATCCATCCCAAAATGCACAGAGAAATACCGATCAACTCCAGCCCTGCAGACATGCTGAAAGTACTTTTCCTTCTCCTGCTGAATGTAGGTCACACCTGAGATAAGATCCCAGAAAAAAGGTCTGAAACAAGGAGAAGAGCCGAGAAGAGACTCACTTACAGGTACAGTTCATTTCAGGTCTCGCATCTGTGTGTGATGATCTTTCACCTCGACTTCACTAGTGCCCTTTTTATGAGGCTGTAGGGGAGGAGTCCTTGATGAAGCTGACATCACCAAAAGGGGAGGAATTACCTGGACATTCACATCTTTTCTGCTATCAGCTTACATGGCAAGCTTCACAATGGGCCTGAACACAAAGAGGCCTTTTACAGCTAAAAGGGGTATGTAGTTATGTGTTTTTAGAAGCCAATAAACAACTCTGAGATTAAAAAATTAGACTTACTGTATAACTGAAAACAAGTGGTTTCAATTTAATATGCAAATGTTTGGCaagaaaaagatttatttttctgtcaaacaaactttaaatgaATGAGTGCATTAAATATCCAAAGTTTATCAGATGTTTTCATATTATGAAATCAGTGAAAActgttgtttcagtttcaggCTGCCTGTAAACCTTTAGACCAGCCTTCTCTCTGTGGGATgatgttgctttttttaaacacgCCTGATAAATGAAGAATCCTGACCTCAGGTCTTCCACAGCAGCCTATTAATCTTGTGATTGGTTCAGAACCGCTCGCCTCTCCAAAGTGTCAGTGTGCCAGGATGTTTTGTGTATATAATCCTGCTTTAAGATTCACTGCAAGCTTAGTTTTTGAAGTCATGCAGCTTTACAAGAGCACAGAATGAAGTTAAAGCTCATACACAGAGTCACAGTTATGAGGCTTTCACCTGGCAGTACTCTTAGCTTTAATGGGTCTTTATGACTCTTTCTGTCTATAGCATGTCCTTGAGTTTCCTTTAGTCCAGGACTGTCTCCCTAGGAATGCCCCCATCACCCTGGACTCTGTAACCCAAGCCTACAACCCCCCACCACTCCCACCATCCCAATGAAAGTGAATACAGTGAGTCCATTGTTTGGAGAGGGAGTTCAGATGGTTGACTTTGTGGAAGCTGGCTAGGCAGTGGTTCTTGGTATCACAGAGCTAACAGACACATGGGAGACAGGCAGGTGAATGCGTGCTGTGACACACTGAGCTGTCTGATTAATGGCTGAGTGTGCAGGATAAATGAAATCGTTCTTCCCCTTCAATATAAGGCTTGAACATTTTGCAGAATCAACTTTTGAATGCATTGTTCTCATTTTAGTTTGAAAAGTAGAGtcatatttatttcataattattttaaggttgttgttttgatttgttcaagctaaatacatttattctaccactgatgtactgaatatataATTCAGTAAGTCAGCAGAGACTTACTGAATTATATATTATTGACCTTTATGcgggtgcataagtttgggcacccttgtcgtattattagggcccgagcacgaaatGTGTGAAGGCCCTGTTGTAATtgcttcctttatttatttatttttattcaggcaaatgaattgccgTTTTGGCAGCTTTAACAtactcaaaaactcatgaaactttgcacgtGCATCAtacctggtgaaaattttaGTATTTTAATGGCATCGGGCAAGGGCCAGCCAAAATGCCTCGGTAGCGCCCCCTAAAGTccagccccaccgctgtgtttcacgtacatttATGAAACTTCAGAGACATATGTATCATATCCAGACgtacaaaaaatcctcttggagccatgctctaaacccaacaggaagtccgccatttttaattgatttgaatacctttagcactaattattggaacacaacatttgttttctaagctcattgacccttgacctacatacacaggtgaatccaattatgagaaagggttaaggtggccaattgcagGTGCTTCTCCTCTTtgcttctctgaagagtggcaacatgggagcctcaaaacaactctcagatgagctgaaaacaaagattgtgcAACATCCTGGTTTAGGGGACGGATCCAAAACGCTCTCTCAGAgacttcagctgtcagtttcattttggaataaggtgctgtggactgatgaaactaaaactgagttatttggacataaggggtggtatgcatggtggaaaaagaacacagcactccaagacaaacacttggtacccacagtaacatttggtggtggtcccatcatgctgtggggaatcttgttaaagttgagggtcgcatggattccagtcaatatcagcagcttgagaacaatgttcaggaatcagtgacaaagttgaagttgcgccggggctggatacttcaacaagacaccgaccctaaacactgctcagaatctactgaggcgttcatgcagaggaacaagtccaacgttcaggaacggccatctcagtcccagacctgaatattattgaacaTCTGTGGTCTGATTTAAAgtgggctgtccatgctcggaaaccatcaaacctgactgaactggagatgttctGGAAAGAAGaacggtccaaaataccttcaaccagaatccagactctcattggaagctatcggaagcatttagaggctgttatttctgcaaaaggaggatctactaaatattgatgtcatttttctgttggggtgcccaaatttatgcacctgcctaattttgtttaaataattattgcacactgtCTGTAAATCCTACAAACTTATATCACTGTGTCCGTCtactatatgatatatttaactgaaattgctgatctgaacaaccagtGATTTATGAAGGAAAATCATGACAATTGTCAAACTTTTGCCCacacttttgcataccactgtatatgATGGGTGTATTTTACATGATACTAAAAACTCTCAAATAGTCATTTTACActagatgcccttcctgacacaaccccaattatttattatcatttataTTTTGGTGCTAATACACATTATTCAAATGTATGAATTTTTGCTGCGTTTTatactttaaattaaattataaaagttatattataaattattaaacattttccaatcactgaaaacagacataaaaacactcattctgtttttcattcatCATTTTATGGATTGATAAATAGATTATCTTTAAGTGTtatcaatcagtcaatcatcATCAACAGTCAAAGCATACAGAAAACACAATGGCACTTCATTCTAATCAAAGCActgaaatatctttaaaaactgTAATCAGTACACTAAAGTTTACAGGGATACAAATGAACATATTTTCTTTAGTTATGGATTAGAaagtatataatttttttttaatcaaggagaatatatatatatatatatatagttgttAGCCTCAGCTCTTCCAACAGTGACATATTTGCAGTCAAATGGGTCactgttgattaaaaaaaagagtccaaATGGAAAGCAAAGTTGTTGTAGGATATGACAAAAATGGGATACACCATGCCAGAATGAGGAGTTTTCCTCTCAGCATGAAAGCAGACAGATTAAAGTTTCTAAGGAatgactctcctcctcctactGAGCCGTCTCTTCCATGATGGCAAAGATGTGAGAATAGAGCAGATGTGTTTTTTCAGACATAGCCTCTCTTATCGTAGTCACTGGGGGTGACGGACTTTGGTTGAGAGTATATCTTTGACGGAGGCCCGTACTTTTTCTGACGCTTCTGGTGCCAGCTGGACACGAAGATGCCGCCTCCTatgagaagaaaaacagctgcagccCAGCCCAGGTACAAAGCTTCACCGAACTCTTTCTTCTCCCCCTTAACTTCTGCTCCTGAATGGTAGAAGTCTTTAACAATATCGTGGGCAAACCATGACACAGGTATGATCTGGGTCAGAGAAGCTAGGATAAGAGCCACACCAGCGACTATCATCATTCGAGCCTTGGCTGCCTCTTCATCCAAACAGGTGGTCCACTTTGCCCCTATAATGGCTGCAAAAAGTCCCAGAATTCCCAACACAATGGAGGTGATAGTGAGGGCACGAGCAACCTGAGTGACCTCTTTCAGATCCAAGATGGAATCATAAATGTCACAGGCAATTTGACCTGTGCTCCGAAACATGCAGCTCATCCAAATGCCCTCCCAGGTCATTTCAGAAGTGATGAAGCTCCTGTCAGTAAAAGCTGTCACTTCCCACATGGGCAAAACACAAGACGCAATGGATAAGATCCATCCCAGGAAAGCCAGGGCCACTCCGAGGATCTCTGCTGAAGACATGTTTGGACTCAGTGTAAGTAAAGTGTCCACTGTTAAAAGTCAAGTATCAGCTGTCCCGACTGTAGTCTGAAGAGATCTGAGTGACTGAGATTTGAGTGTCTGATTGCTGATATAAGCAGCAGATTGCTTCAAATAGAAGGAGTCACTCAGATATTGATCAGGGGAGTTCAAACTGTTATCTGCCCCACCTCATTTGAACGGCCAAAAACAGCCACCTCAGCTTAATGATTCAGCTCCCACGGCCTCAGCAGCTCTCCCACCTATTCTGGTAAAGGGAGAGTAAACAGAGTCTGTGTCACTCAAGTCGACAGCAGTTAACGGATAACAGACATGGTAACGATCGAAGGATGAATGGTTGAAAGTGGAAGACACAATATCAGCTTTAGCATGAGTCTCATTGTAGCTGTGTGGCAAATGAGTCAGATTGCTAGAAAAACACTGTAGAAAATAGgtattattaataatactaGCTGTGCAAATGGGTTGTGAATCGTAGTAttttattatgtattatttgtatAACCGGCattcactgaaactgaaaagcAGGAAGGGAGAGGCACAGTGGAAGTGGTGAAAAGGATGTGGGAGGAAAGTTGTCTGGAAACCAGTGGGAGTACTCTGATTATGTGAAGGCTGTGACTGTATACGTGAAAGTCTGAGCATCATTACGATAAATAGGATAAAAATCATCATCCCACGTTCGATGGAAGGCCTGcataattttatttacaaagttttGGGAAAAGTGCTTTCATCAGgccaaaaaaatgcatttttttaagtgtccttgaggaaaaaaaataacatttgtgtTACTTTTCTTGCTACGAAAAGCACATGGAATTCTGGGAGGAACCTAAAGTGATTCAATTCAGAAACCAAAGGATGATTAAATACTGTGGGATGTGTATTGTGCTGATATTTAATGCTAAAAACAGCCTCACTGCATCTGCTCAGTTGACTAATCTGTCACCCTGTGAAATTCTTAACTGAGACCACGAGTGTAActgcaacacaacacaaaactcCTGTAAACATACAGTGTGCACGGATCACGGACCTGTTTGTGTTGGTGAATCCAAGAACACACCAGGTAAAAGGCCATCATGTTGGAAACTGCTTAAAGGGTCTGTGTGCACGACCTCGTGGTTGGGTGGAGGTCAGTGCCCTTCTTCTGAAAGTTATTGCATCAGCGGTTTAACCTTCGTTTCAGTGAGCTGTGGAGAAAAACCCTCTGACCTCCAACTGATATGATGCGGAAATGACCGCAGGACTGTGGCAGGAGTCAAAAGCATGCCCTCAAGACACCAAATGAATCAGAAGCTTGTGTTTGAGCCCAGCATGATTTCAGAAATTAAAATTTTCTTCAAGTTGTGAGTGAAGCTTTGACTCATAAAGATTACACTACAAATACCAGGAACCTTAATATTTCATTCTGAGTCTGTGACATGATGTCGTCAGACGTTGTCCACACCTCActtcaacagcaacaacattttttttctcttacatCTGCAGTTTCTTCAAAATGGGAGCTGGTTATGTGCAGTCACTGCTTTTCTATCATTTCTGACTGGGCTAGTGTGCTCTCCTGTTAACACATGGTTGCACTGTGGTGCTCAGTGGCACGTTTTGGAGGCAGGTCTGTGGTCACTGCAAGAGAACTTCTAGTATCCTTGGAAGCCCATCTTGAGATCATTAACCTCAGAGCTGAAGCCAAAGTTAAGAACACAGGAAATGTTTATAACTGTTTTTGTTAGTTTCTTGTGGACTTTTAGCATTTCTTGTGAGCCAGAATGGACTTTGTGTGCAGCCCTCTGCAAAGAGGCTCTCGTTAGTTTTAATCATTGTTTAGCATGCTCAGTGTTGTGCTGTTTGAGTTGCTAAAAGAATATTAGAGCAGGTTGGTATGAAAACATGttgcaaaacatttaaaagaattTTGATGAGTTGCAGATTTCTAAAAGTGACATCAGCGTGTCTTTTTTGGTTTAAATCACAGGTTTTTGTTCTCCCTCTGTGCCTGTACTGTTAAAGTGTACTGTTTAGATATTATTTTGTATGTCTTTTTTGTATAGTGCTTTTTTAAacttacatttacatttctatACATTGAAGTCACCTTCATGCACTTTAAAGTCTGTGAATCCTACCAGAAGAGCGCAGTAATCAGTTGCAAACTAGCCGATCAATAGAgtctttgtggctgagttgggACCCGGAGCAGGTTACCTGCCCCTGCAGTCGGAGACTCTTATCTCCCACTCAGTTTCACTTTGCAAACGGAGGGCAGGCTACAAAGGAAGGGGAGCGTGAGGTGCTCTTCGGACACAAGGCATctattgtttctttctttcttctacactgaaataaaataccTAATTTTGGAATGCACCAGAGCTGTTCTCATTGGTCAAACGTGGCCGAGCTCGACAGCTGGCATGCATCCC includes:
- the LOC115790105 gene encoding claudin-3-like translates to MSAGLELIGISLCILGWIIAILACALPMWRVTAFIGSNIVTAQIIWEGLWMSCVVQSTGQMQCKVYDSMLALSQDLQAARALTVISILLAVLAVLIAIVGAKCTNCIENESAKAKVMIVSGVLFIISGVMELIPVSWSANTIIRDFYNPLLTDAQRRELGAALYIGWAAAALLILGGGLLCFSCPPRETRYNPSRMAYSAPRSAGAPGLERKDYV
- the LOC115791125 gene encoding claudin-4-like, with amino-acid sequence MSSAEILGVALAFLGWILSIASCVLPMWEVTAFTDRSFITSEMTWEGIWMSCMFRSTGQIACDIYDSILDLKEVTQVARALTITSIVLGILGLFAAIIGAKWTTCLDEEAAKARMMIVAGVALILASLTQIIPVSWFAHDIVKDFYHSGAEVKGEKKEFGEALYLGWAAAVFLLIGGGIFVSSWHQKRQKKYGPPSKIYSQPKSVTPSDYDKRGYV